The Anas platyrhynchos isolate ZD024472 breed Pekin duck chromosome 3, IASCAAS_PekinDuck_T2T, whole genome shotgun sequence genome includes a window with the following:
- the LOC140002056 gene encoding uncharacterized protein isoform X5 encodes MSQLRETLRKMTDENKQHETKMSQLRETLRKMTDENNELRSSLNSLRENNELLKTQHETKMSQLRETLRKMTDENKQHETKMSQLRETLRKMTDENNELRSSLNSLRENNELLKTQQHETKMSQLRETLRKMTDENKQHETKMSQLRETLRKMTDENNELRSSLNSLRENNELLKTQQHETKMSQLRETLRKMTDENKQHETKMSQLRETLRKMTDENNELRSSLNSLRENNELLKTQQHETKMSQLRETLRKMTDENKQHETKMSQLRETLRKMTDENNELRSSLNSLRENNELLKTQQHETKMSQLRETLRKMTD; translated from the exons atgagccaactgagagaaaccttgagaaaaatgactgatgaaaataagcagcatgagacaaaaatgagccaactgagagaaaccttgagaaaaatgactgatgaaaataacgaactgaggtcatcgcttaactctctgagggaaaataacgaattgctaaaaacccag catgagacaaaaatgagccaactgagagaaaccttgagaaaaatgaccgatgaaaataagcagcatgagacaaaaatgagccaactgagagaaaccttgagaaaaatgactgatgaaaataacgaactgaggtcatcgcttaactctctgagggaaaataacgaattgctaaaaacccag cagcatgagacaaaaatgagccaactgagagaaaccttgagaaaaatgaccgatgaaaataagcagcatgagacaaaaatgagccaactgagagaaaccttgagaaaaatgactgatgaaaataacgaactgaggtcatcgcttaactctctgagggaaaataacgaattgctaaaaacccag cagcatgagacaaaaatgagccaactgagagaaaccttgagaaaaatgaccgatgaaaataagcagcatgagacaaaaatgagccaactgagagaaaccttgagaaaaatgactgatgaaaataacgaactgaggtcatcgcttaactctctgagggaaaataacgaattgctaaaaacccag cagcatgagacaaaaatgagccaactgagagaaaccttgagaaaaatgaccgatgaaaataagcagcatgagacaaaaatgagccaactgagagaaaccttgagaaaaatgactgatgaaaataacgaactgaggtcatcgcttaactctctgagggaaaataacgaattgctaaaaacccag
- the LOC140002055 gene encoding RANBP2-like and GRIP domain-containing protein 8 isoform X1, producing MLRRSKAEVERCVASVQASAASRREKSLKGFQFAKLYFEIKEYELAKRYIFTYLSVQKRDARAHRFLGQIYEAEDNIEEAFGCYRRSVELNPMQKDLVLKIAELLCNNAVTDERAKYWVEKSAKLFPGSPAVYKLKEQLLDCKAPSLAELHKYDVGKRRYSLKLSINMTVCTRGSSRNTSYCSKKTDSNTEQLVWP from the exons ATGTTGAGGCGCAGCAAGGCCGAGGTGGAGCGCTGTGTCGCCTCCGTGCAGGCCTCTGCGGCTTCTCGGAGAGAG AAATCGTTGAAAGGATTCCAGTTCgctaagctgtattttgaaataaaggaaTATGAACTTGCTAAAAG gtatatatttacataCCTCAGTGTGCAAAAGAGAGATGCGAGAGCACACAGATTTCTTGGACAAATTTATGAAGCTGAGGACAACATAGAAGAAGCTTTTGGATGTTACAGG CGTTCTGTGGAGTTGAACCCAATGCAGAAAGATCTAGTACTGAAGATAGCGGAGTTACTGTGCAATAATGCCGTCActgatgaaagagcaaaatactgGGTTGAAAAATCTGCTAAGTTGTTTCCTGGAAGCCCTGCTGTTTACAAGTTGAAG GAGCAGTTGCTGGATTGTAAAGCACCATCGCTAGcggaacttcataaatatgatgtTGGTAAGAGGCGTTACTCTCTGAAACTCAGCATAAACATGACTGTCTGTACCAGAGGttcttctagaaatacttcGTATTGCAGTAAGAAGACAGATagcaacactgaacagctaGTATGGCCCTAA
- the LOC140002055 gene encoding RANBP2-like and GRIP domain-containing protein 8 isoform X2 yields the protein MLRRSKAEVERCVASVQASAASRREKSLKGFQFAKLYFEIKEYELAKRYIFTYLSVQKRDARAHRFLGQIYEAEDNIEEAFGCYRRSVELNPMQKDLVLKIAELLCNNAVTDERAKYWVEKSAKLFPGSPAVYKLKEQLLDCKAPSLAELHKYDVDNTLPSHLGKSQSNSELQVARQNLQVGTVMASDIL from the exons ATGTTGAGGCGCAGCAAGGCCGAGGTGGAGCGCTGTGTCGCCTCCGTGCAGGCCTCTGCGGCTTCTCGGAGAGAG AAATCGTTGAAAGGATTCCAGTTCgctaagctgtattttgaaataaaggaaTATGAACTTGCTAAAAG gtatatatttacataCCTCAGTGTGCAAAAGAGAGATGCGAGAGCACACAGATTTCTTGGACAAATTTATGAAGCTGAGGACAACATAGAAGAAGCTTTTGGATGTTACAGG CGTTCTGTGGAGTTGAACCCAATGCAGAAAGATCTAGTACTGAAGATAGCGGAGTTACTGTGCAATAATGCCGTCActgatgaaagagcaaaatactgGGTTGAAAAATCTGCTAAGTTGTTTCCTGGAAGCCCTGCTGTTTACAAGTTGAAG GAGCAGTTGCTGGATTGTAAAGCACCATCGCTAGcggaacttcataaatatgatgtTG ataaCACCTTACCATCCCATTTAGGTAAAAGTCAGAGTAATAGCGAACTGCAAGTCGCCCGTCAGAATCTCCAGGTAGGAACTGTAATGGCCTCAGACATTTTGTAA
- the LOC140002056 gene encoding uncharacterized protein isoform X3, translating to MSQLRETLRKMTDENKQHETKMSQLRETLRKMTDENNELRSSLNSLRENNELLKTQQHETKMSQLRETLRKMTDENKQHETKMSQLRETLRKMTDENNELRSSLNSLRENNELLKTQHETKMSQLRETLRKMTDENKQHETKMSQLRETLRKMTDENNELRSSLNSLRENNELLKTQQHETKMSQLRETLRKMTDENKQHETKMSQLRETLRKMTDENNELRSSLNSLRENNELLKTQQHETKMSQLRETLRKMTDENKQHETKMSQLRETLRKMTDENNELRSSLNSLRENNELLKTQQHETKMSQLRETLRKMTD from the exons atgagccaactgagagaaaccttgagaaaaatgactgatgaaaataagcagcatgagacaaaaatgagccaactgagagaaaccttgagaaaaatgactgatgaaaataacgaactgaggtcatcgcttaactctctgagggaaaataacgaattgctaaaaacccag cagcatgagacaaaaatgagccaactgagagaaaccttgagaaaaatgaccgatgaaaataagcagcatgagacaaaaatgagccaactgagagaaaccttgagaaaaatgactgatgaaaataacgaactgaggtcatcgcttaactctctgagggaaaataacgaattgctaaaaacccag catgagacaaaaatgagccaactgagagaaaccttgagaaaaatgaccgatgaaaataagcagcatgagacaaaaatgagccaactgagagaaaccttgagaaaaatgactgatgaaaataacgaactgaggtcatcgcttaactctctgagggaaaataacgaattgctaaaaacccag cagcatgagacaaaaatgagccaactgagagaaaccttgagaaaaatgaccgatgaaaataagcagcatgagacaaaaatgagccaactgagagaaaccttgagaaaaatgactgatgaaaataacgaactgaggtcatcgcttaactctctgagggaaaataacgaattgctaaaaacccag cagcatgagacaaaaatgagccaactgagagaaaccttgagaaaaatgaccgatgaaaataagcagcatgagacaaaaatgagccaactgagagaaaccttgagaaaaatgactgatgaaaataacgaactgaggtcatcgcttaactctctgagggaaaataacgaattgctaaaaacccag
- the LOC140002056 gene encoding uncharacterized protein isoform X4, translating to MSQLRETLRKMTDENKQHETKMSQLRETLRKMTDENNELRSSLNSLRENNELLKTQQHETKMSQLRETLRKMTDENKQHETKMSQLRETLRKMTDENNELRSSLNSLRENNELLKTQQHETKMSQLRETLRKMTDENKQHETKMSQLRETLRKMTDENNELRSSLNSLRENNELLKTQQHETKMSQLRETLRKMTDENKQHETKMSQLRETLRKMTDENNELRSSLNSLRENNELLKTQHETKMSQLRETLRKMTDENKQHETKMSQLRETLRKMTDENNELRSSLNSLRENNELLKTQQHETKMSQLRETLRKMTD from the exons atgagccaactgagagaaaccttgagaaaaatgactgatgaaaataagcagcatgagacaaaaatgagccaactgagagaaaccttgagaaaaatgactgatgaaaataacgaactgaggtcatcgcttaactctctgagggaaaataacgaattgctaaaaacccag cagcatgagacaaaaatgagccaactgagagaaaccttgagaaaaatgaccgatgaaaataagcagcatgagacaaaaatgagccaactgagagaaaccttgagaaaaatgactgatgaaaataacgaactgaggtcatcgcttaactctctgagggaaaataacgaattgctaaaaacccag cagcatgagacaaaaatgagccaactgagagaaaccttgagaaaaatgaccgatgaaaataagcagcatgagacaaaaatgagccaactgagagaaaccttgagaaaaatgactgatgaaaataacgaactgaggtcatcgcttaactctctgagggaaaataacgaattgctaaaaacccag cagcatgagacaaaaatgagccaactgagagaaaccttgagaaaaatgaccgatgaaaataagcagcatgagacaaaaatgagccaactgagagaaaccttgagaaaaatgactgatgaaaataacgaactgaggtcatcgcttaactctctgagggaaaataacgaattgctaaaaacccag catgagacaaaaatgagccaactgagagaaaccttgagaaaaatgaccgatgaaaataagcagcatgagacaaaaatgagccaactgagagaaaccttgagaaaaatgactgatgaaaataacgaactgaggtcatcgcttaactctctgagggaaaataacgaattgctaaaaacccag
- the LOC140002056 gene encoding uncharacterized protein isoform X2 → MSQLRETLRKMTDENKQHETKMSQLRETLRKMTDENNELRSSLNSLRENNELLKTQQHETKMSQLRETLRKMTDENKQHETKMSQLRETLRKMTDENNELRSSLNSLRENNELLKTQQHETKMSQLRETLRKMTDENKQHETKMSQLRETLRKMTDENNELRSSLNSLRENNELLKTQHETKMSQLRETLRKMTDENKQHETKMSQLRETLRKMTDENNELRSSLNSLRENNELLKTQQHETKMSQLRETLRKMTDENKQHETKMSQLRETLRKMTDENNELRSSLNSLRENNELLKTQQHETKMSQLRETLRKMTD, encoded by the exons atgagccaactgagagaaaccttgagaaaaatgactgatgaaaataagcagcatgagacaaaaatgagccaactgagagaaaccttgagaaaaatgactgatgaaaataacgaactgaggtcatcgcttaactctctgagggaaaataacgaattgctaaaaacccag cagcatgagacaaaaatgagccaactgagagaaaccttgagaaaaatgaccgatgaaaataagcagcatgagacaaaaatgagccaactgagagaaaccttgagaaaaatgactgatgaaaataacgaactgaggtcatcgcttaactctctgagggaaaataacgaattgctaaaaacccag cagcatgagacaaaaatgagccaactgagagaaaccttgagaaaaatgaccgatgaaaataagcagcatgagacaaaaatgagccaactgagagaaaccttgagaaaaatgactgatgaaaataacgaactgaggtcatcgcttaactctctgagggaaaataacgaattgctaaaaacccag catgagacaaaaatgagccaactgagagaaaccttgagaaaaatgaccgatgaaaataagcagcatgagacaaaaatgagccaactgagagaaaccttgagaaaaatgactgatgaaaataacgaactgaggtcatcgcttaactctctgagggaaaataacgaattgctaaaaacccag cagcatgagacaaaaatgagccaactgagagaaaccttgagaaaaatgaccgatgaaaataagcagcatgagacaaaaatgagccaactgagagaaaccttgagaaaaatgactgatgaaaataacgaactgaggtcatcgcttaactctctgagggaaaataacgaattgctaaaaacccag
- the LOC140002056 gene encoding uncharacterized protein isoform X6 encodes MSQLRETLRKMTDENKQHETKMSQLRETLRKMTDENNELRSSLNSLRENNELLKTQQHETKMSQLRETLRKMTDENKQHETKMSQLRETLRKMTDENNELRSSLNSLRENNELLKTQQHETKMSQLRETLRKMTDENKQHETKMSQLRETLRKMTDENNELRSSLNSLRENNELLKTQQHETKMSQLRETLRKMTDENKQHETKMSQLRETLRKMTDENNELRSSLNSLRENNELLKTQQHETKMSQLRETLRKMTDENKQHETKMSQLRETLRKMTDENNELRSSLNSLRENNELLKTQHETKMSQLRETLRKMTD; translated from the exons atgagccaactgagagaaaccttgagaaaaatgactgatgaaaataagcagcatgagacaaaaatgagccaactgagagaaaccttgagaaaaatgactgatgaaaataacgaactgaggtcatcgcttaactctctgagggaaaataacgaattgctaaaaacccag cagcatgagacaaaaatgagccaactgagagaaaccttgagaaaaatgaccgatgaaaataagcagcatgagacaaaaatgagccaactgagagaaaccttgagaaaaatgactgatgaaaataacgaactgaggtcatcgcttaactctctgagggaaaataacgaattgctaaaaacccag cagcatgagacaaaaatgagccaactgagagaaaccttgagaaaaatgaccgatgaaaataagcagcatgagacaaaaatgagccaactgagagaaaccttgagaaaaatgactgatgaaaataacgaactgaggtcatcgcttaactctctgagggaaaataacgaattgctaaaaacccag cagcatgagacaaaaatgagccaactgagagaaaccttgagaaaaatgaccgatgaaaataagcagcatgagacaaaaatgagccaactgagagaaaccttgagaaaaatgactgatgaaaataacgaactgaggtcatcgcttaactctctgagggaaaataacgaattgctaaaaacccag cagcatgagacaaaaatgagccaactgagagaaaccttgagaaaaatgaccgatgaaaataagcagcatgagacaaaaatgagccaactgagagaaaccttgagaaaaatgactgatgaaaataacgaactgaggtcatcgcttaactctctgagggaaaataacgaattgctaaaaacccag
- the LOC140002056 gene encoding uncharacterized protein isoform X1, translating into MSQLRETLRKMTDENKQHETKMSQLRETLRKMTDENNELRSSLNSLRENNELLKTQQHETKMSQLRETLRKMTDENKQHETKMSQLRETLRKMTDENNELRSSLNSLRENNELLKTQQHETKMSQLRETLRKMTDENKQHETKMSQLRETLRKMTDENNELRSSLNSLRENNELLKTQQHETKMSQLRETLRKMTDENKQHETKMSQLRETLRKMTDENNELRSSLNSLRENNELLKTQQHETKMSQLRETLRKMTDENKQHETKMSQLRETLRKMTDENNELRSSLNSLRENNELLKTQQHETKMSQLRETLRKMTD; encoded by the exons atgagccaactgagagaaaccttgagaaaaatgactgatgaaaataagcagcatgagacaaaaatgagccaactgagagaaaccttgagaaaaatgactgatgaaaataacgaactgaggtcatcgcttaactctctgagggaaaataacgaattgctaaaaacccag cagcatgagacaaaaatgagccaactgagagaaaccttgagaaaaatgaccgatgaaaataagcagcatgagacaaaaatgagccaactgagagaaaccttgagaaaaatgactgatgaaaataacgaactgaggtcatcgcttaactctctgagggaaaataacgaattgctaaaaacccag cagcatgagacaaaaatgagccaactgagagaaaccttgagaaaaatgaccgatgaaaataagcagcatgagacaaaaatgagccaactgagagaaaccttgagaaaaatgactgatgaaaataacgaactgaggtcatcgcttaactctctgagggaaaataacgaattgctaaaaacccag cagcatgagacaaaaatgagccaactgagagaaaccttgagaaaaatgaccgatgaaaataagcagcatgagacaaaaatgagccaactgagagaaaccttgagaaaaatgactgatgaaaataacgaactgaggtcatcgcttaactctctgagggaaaataacgaattgctaaaaacccag cagcatgagacaaaaatgagccaactgagagaaaccttgagaaaaatgaccgatgaaaataagcagcatgagacaaaaatgagccaactgagagaaaccttgagaaaaatgactgatgaaaataacgaactgaggtcatcgcttaactctctgagggaaaataacgaattgctaaaaacccag